Proteins encoded by one window of Rouxiella chamberiensis:
- a CDS encoding CMD domain-containing protein: protein MIDAIDKAAGLSPDDAIYKARRFRPEFVEGAELCRLSVLSPKDDQGLAPDLRTALALRMATLNADENLMQTYEAQLASLNPSSSLRELAKGSESLPQPLATLARHVDFVTLTPSQAEAADITRLEQAGFNNGQIVALSELIAYVNFETRVATGLRLLGLA from the coding sequence GTGATTGACGCCATTGACAAGGCTGCCGGTCTTTCGCCGGATGATGCCATTTATAAAGCACGACGTTTTCGCCCGGAATTCGTCGAAGGAGCCGAACTGTGCCGTCTATCGGTGCTGTCGCCCAAAGACGATCAGGGACTAGCCCCCGACCTGCGCACCGCGCTGGCGCTGCGTATGGCCACGTTGAACGCCGATGAAAATCTGATGCAAACCTATGAGGCGCAGCTCGCCTCGCTCAATCCTTCTTCATCGCTGCGCGAACTCGCGAAGGGAAGTGAGAGTCTGCCGCAACCTTTGGCGACGCTGGCGCGTCATGTGGATTTTGTCACCTTGACGCCAAGTCAGGCCGAAGCCGCCGACATCACGCGGCTCGAGCAGGCAGGCTTCAACAACGGGCAGATAGTGGCGCTTTCCGAGCTGATTGCCTACGTCAATTTTGAAACGCGCGTAGCCACCGGCCTGCGCCTGTTGGGGTTGGCATGA
- a CDS encoding peroxidase-related enzyme (This protein belongs to a clade of uncharacterized proteins related to peroxidases such as the alkylhydroperoxidase AhpD.), translating to MIPLVTLKPLNWHPHIAPVSLDTARADQLEAMKVTPSNKKVSDYVRTLAHDPQSYVARTVLFNAIMYVEGGLNRADRELGALGASIINGCKYCAVVHARRHAQLTKSEKVVSALYFDKAETLAPRDAAIYRFARRLSVTPSVATKEDIAALRDVGMNDVEIIDLIHAISIFGWANRLMHVLGHADSEKS from the coding sequence ATGATTCCTTTAGTGACATTAAAGCCGCTGAACTGGCATCCGCACATCGCGCCCGTCAGTCTTGATACCGCTCGCGCGGATCAGCTCGAGGCGATGAAGGTGACGCCATCCAATAAAAAGGTGTCGGACTATGTGCGCACGCTGGCTCATGATCCGCAAAGCTATGTGGCGCGCACCGTGCTGTTCAACGCCATCATGTATGTCGAAGGCGGCCTGAACCGTGCCGATCGCGAGTTGGGTGCGCTGGGTGCCTCGATTATCAACGGCTGTAAATATTGTGCAGTAGTACACGCCCGTCGCCACGCGCAGCTGACCAAGAGTGAAAAAGTGGTGTCGGCGCTGTATTTCGACAAGGCAGAAACACTCGCTCCGCGCGATGCCGCCATTTACCGCTTTGCCCGTCGGCTTTCGGTTACGCCTTCCGTGGCCACGAAAGAAGACATCGCCGCACTGCGCGACGTCGGCATGAACGACGTTGAAATTATCGACCTTATTCACGCCATTTCTATTTTTGGCTGGGCCAATCGCCTGATGCACGTACTCGGCCATGCCGACAGCGAAAAATCATAG
- a CDS encoding amino acid ABC transporter ATP-binding protein has product MLELNNIKLSYGSTPILKGVNLSVKRGDVVSIIGPSGTGKTTLLRCINYLARPESGSITFDQINMDYRSADKRAIQAIRLRTAMVFQQFNVFKNMTVLQNVMDPLMVVQGKSRDEARKIAHEELERVGLSAKSDNYPSQLSGGQLQRTGIARALAVRPDVILFDEPTSSLDPELVGEVLKVIKDVTSSGITSLLVTHEMQFAKSVSNRIVFMDQGVVAAQGTPTEMFDTPANPRLAQFLNSEHAV; this is encoded by the coding sequence ATGCTGGAACTCAATAACATCAAGCTGTCGTACGGCAGCACGCCGATTTTGAAAGGCGTCAATCTGTCAGTGAAGCGCGGCGATGTGGTATCGATTATCGGGCCAAGCGGCACCGGCAAGACGACGCTGCTGCGTTGCATCAACTATCTGGCCAGACCGGAATCCGGCAGCATCACGTTTGACCAGATAAACATGGATTATCGGTCTGCGGACAAGCGCGCCATTCAGGCGATTCGCCTGCGCACGGCGATGGTATTCCAGCAGTTCAACGTGTTTAAAAACATGACCGTACTGCAAAATGTGATGGACCCGCTGATGGTCGTGCAGGGGAAATCGCGTGACGAAGCGCGGAAAATTGCGCACGAAGAACTGGAGCGCGTGGGGCTTTCTGCAAAAAGCGACAACTATCCGTCGCAGCTTTCCGGTGGCCAGTTGCAGCGTACCGGTATCGCACGTGCCCTGGCGGTGCGCCCCGACGTTATCCTGTTTGACGAACCGACCTCGTCGCTCGACCCCGAGCTGGTGGGGGAAGTATTGAAAGTTATAAAAGATGTGACCTCATCGGGCATTACGTCCCTGCTGGTCACCCACGAAATGCAGTTTGCGAAAAGCGTTTCCAACCGGATTGTCTTTATGGATCAGGGCGTGGTAGCCGCACAGGGGACGCCGACAGAGATGTTCGACACGCCTGCGAATCCACGACTCGCTCAATTTCTTAATTCTGAACACGCCGTTTAA
- a CDS encoding transporter substrate-binding domain-containing protein: protein MHSIKSSLRRGFGLALLGGAALVMTAGTSFADTAVRTIKIATAAESKPLSWGAIGVEPQGYEPDVLKAINAKLPQYKFQMVGAADIAQETGLVTGKYDMATGGFYKAPARSKQFLIPDSPMGASLMKIYSRKDSNINGMKDLVGKNIVPVTAGGGVYKFVTQWQQDNPGDKVTIKASSAGIPYPDRLKEVQSGKYDALILPSNLGEQTVIDNQKLDIKASEPVSINNTYVLIHRSDENKALNDDINKALKELKDDGTLDKIAQKWFGEDVVRYMK, encoded by the coding sequence ATGCATTCAATCAAATCTTCTCTGCGCCGTGGTTTTGGTCTGGCGCTGTTGGGCGGCGCGGCTTTAGTCATGACGGCAGGCACCAGCTTCGCCGACACGGCGGTGCGTACCATTAAAATCGCGACGGCGGCCGAGTCGAAACCCTTGTCATGGGGCGCTATCGGCGTCGAGCCGCAGGGTTATGAACCCGATGTGCTGAAAGCCATCAATGCCAAGCTGCCGCAGTACAAATTCCAGATGGTGGGCGCGGCGGATATCGCGCAGGAAACGGGTCTGGTCACCGGCAAATATGACATGGCGACCGGCGGTTTCTACAAAGCGCCAGCCCGCAGCAAACAGTTTCTTATCCCGGACAGCCCGATGGGCGCAAGCCTGATGAAAATCTACAGCCGCAAGGATAGCAATATCAACGGCATGAAGGATCTGGTGGGCAAAAACATCGTGCCCGTGACCGCAGGCGGCGGCGTGTACAAGTTCGTTACCCAGTGGCAGCAGGACAACCCGGGCGACAAAGTCACCATCAAGGCATCAAGCGCCGGTATTCCTTATCCGGATCGTCTGAAAGAAGTGCAGAGCGGCAAATACGATGCGCTGATTCTGCCTTCCAACCTCGGCGAGCAGACCGTTATCGATAATCAGAAACTCGACATCAAGGCGAGTGAGCCGGTTTCCATCAACAACACTTACGTGCTTATCCATCGTTCGGATGAAAACAAGGCGTTGAACGATGACATCAACAAGGCGCTGAAAGAGCTTAAAGATGATGGCACGCTGGATAAAATCGCGCAGAAATGGTTCGGCGAAGACGTCGTTCGTTACATGAAGTAA
- a CDS encoding amino acid ABC transporter permease — protein MIPELLSALPLTLAIMFVALIAGFCLALVATTFRVRRVPVISQIADLYVSYARSVPVVLQLFVAFYGLPMLADVLHVEDVFTATIASMVGLSLYHGGYLSEVMRPAYLAVERGQHDAADSMGYSFRQKLTRIVVPQALHIGLPGYGNSIIYLIHNVALVMYIGAADVMATAHLIMERDYNQYQFGTYLVLAVLYSLLCLIAWLIVRVFERRSAKYTSKTAQTKIKLTPSV, from the coding sequence ATGATTCCCGAGCTGCTGTCGGCGTTACCGCTGACGCTCGCGATTATGTTTGTGGCTCTCATTGCCGGTTTCTGCCTGGCTCTTGTGGCGACCACTTTCCGGGTGCGCAGAGTGCCGGTGATTAGCCAAATCGCCGACCTTTACGTGTCTTATGCCCGAAGTGTTCCTGTCGTGCTCCAGCTGTTTGTGGCGTTTTACGGATTGCCGATGCTGGCGGATGTGCTGCATGTGGAAGACGTCTTTACGGCGACTATCGCCTCGATGGTCGGGCTGAGCCTGTATCACGGCGGCTATCTTTCCGAAGTCATGCGACCGGCCTATCTGGCGGTGGAGCGCGGACAGCACGATGCCGCCGACAGCATGGGCTACAGTTTTCGCCAGAAGCTGACGCGAATTGTCGTACCGCAGGCGCTGCACATCGGCTTGCCGGGTTACGGCAATTCGATTATCTACCTGATTCACAATGTGGCGCTGGTGATGTATATCGGCGCGGCCGACGTCATGGCGACGGCGCACCTGATTATGGAACGCGATTACAACCAGTATCAGTTCGGCACTTATCTGGTGCTGGCGGTGCTGTACTCCCTGCTGTGTCTGATTGCCTGGCTGATTGTGCGCGTCTTCGAGCGCCGCAGTGCAAAGTACACGTCGAAAACGGCGCAAACCAAGATAAAGCTCACGCCGAGCGTCTGA
- a CDS encoding amino acid ABC transporter permease, translating into MFDLDVLLPDFWSILDAVPVTLAMALTIFIFSTLVGGLFAFIEHRRFPVLRQFVIGYKVVFKGVPMVVAIFLAYYGLPPALHFVASLFGIEVNGHSLPNWVIIIVALSACVAAFQAEVVKGALNSFDSGQSDAAHSLGYTQGQLFRRVLFPQIIVSAIPDLANAFMVIMKALSLAFAIEVVDIFAQAQLTAALNFYYLEAFIIAALFYMVIAYVVTKIADILEARLRVRT; encoded by the coding sequence ATGTTTGATTTGGATGTGTTGCTGCCGGATTTCTGGAGCATCCTGGACGCCGTGCCCGTTACGCTTGCGATGGCGTTGACCATTTTTATCTTCTCGACTCTGGTCGGCGGCCTGTTTGCGTTTATCGAGCATCGCCGTTTCCCGGTGCTGCGCCAGTTTGTCATCGGCTATAAGGTGGTGTTCAAGGGCGTGCCGATGGTGGTGGCTATTTTTCTCGCCTATTACGGATTGCCGCCTGCGCTGCATTTCGTCGCCTCGCTGTTTGGCATTGAGGTGAACGGGCATTCATTGCCGAACTGGGTGATCATTATTGTTGCTCTTAGCGCCTGTGTCGCGGCGTTTCAGGCCGAAGTGGTGAAAGGGGCGCTGAACTCGTTCGACAGCGGGCAATCCGATGCCGCCCATTCGCTGGGTTATACTCAGGGCCAGTTATTTCGTCGAGTTCTCTTTCCGCAAATTATCGTGTCGGCCATACCCGATCTCGCCAACGCATTCATGGTTATCATGAAAGCGCTGTCGCTGGCCTTCGCCATCGAAGTGGTGGATATCTTTGCGCAGGCGCAGTTGACTGCCGCGCTGAATTTCTACTATCTCGAAGCGTTTATTATTGCTGCGTTGTTCTACATGGTGATTGCCTACGTGGTGACCAAAATCGCCGACATTCTCGAGGCAAGATTGCGGGTCAGAACCTGA
- a CDS encoding LysR family transcriptional regulator: MNQLQAIKAFARVVEMESFTRAADSLDIPNATLSKMVKELESHLGTRLLQRTTRRVTVTPEGQDYYDQTLRVITDLEDIDASLNAARSKPRGTLRINIGSSTATDILIPALPDFIARYPDIIVDLGVSDNHVDLIGNHVDCVIRGGKLDNSSLVARSIGNAEMITCASPAYLKNYGVPAYPEELNNGHRLVSYVTHHNSRAVPFKFMKNNTLSEMKSEHRLGVNESNAHLAAGLAGIGIIQTFSYCAAPGLQSGRLVEILRDWRPPVYPFHVVYPQNRHLTHRLRVFIDWLVASFPVQLNRVQSLK, translated from the coding sequence ATGAACCAGTTACAGGCAATAAAAGCCTTTGCCAGAGTGGTCGAGATGGAAAGTTTTACCCGCGCCGCAGACTCGCTGGATATTCCGAATGCGACATTGAGTAAAATGGTCAAAGAGCTGGAAAGTCATCTGGGCACAAGATTATTGCAGCGTACCACTCGACGTGTGACGGTCACGCCCGAAGGACAGGATTATTATGACCAGACCTTGCGGGTCATTACCGACCTCGAAGATATTGATGCCTCATTAAATGCAGCACGCAGCAAGCCGCGTGGAACGCTGCGTATCAATATTGGTTCGTCTACGGCGACCGATATTCTTATTCCGGCGCTGCCGGATTTTATCGCCCGTTATCCCGATATTATTGTCGACCTTGGCGTGTCAGATAATCATGTCGACCTGATCGGTAATCATGTGGACTGCGTGATTCGAGGCGGCAAGCTGGATAACTCGTCTCTGGTCGCTCGCTCGATTGGCAATGCGGAAATGATAACCTGCGCTTCACCCGCCTATCTAAAAAACTACGGCGTACCGGCGTATCCCGAAGAGCTTAACAACGGGCATCGGCTGGTGAGTTACGTGACCCATCACAACAGCCGCGCGGTGCCTTTCAAATTCATGAAAAACAACACGTTAAGCGAGATGAAATCGGAGCATCGATTGGGCGTCAATGAAAGCAATGCGCATCTGGCCGCCGGGTTGGCGGGCATCGGCATTATTCAGACCTTCAGTTATTGCGCCGCGCCGGGGCTGCAATCTGGCAGGCTGGTGGAGATTTTGCGGGACTGGCGACCGCCGGTTTACCCCTTTCACGTGGTGTATCCGCAAAACCGCCACCTCACCCACCGACTGAGGGTATTTATCGATTGGCTGGTGGCAAGTTTTCCTGTGCAGCTAAACCGCGTTCAGTCACTGAAATAG